Proteins found in one Alteromonas macleodii genomic segment:
- the ilvA gene encoding threonine ammonia-lyase, biosynthetic, whose translation MENEHVSDHEYLKKILLAPVYDVAVASELSYMSLLSAELGNEIFLKREDQQPVKSFKLRGAYNRICSLSEAQLQAGVIGASAGNHAQGLAYSAKMKGIQATIVMPETTPDIKVDAVRRFGGDNVNVVLHGTSFDQASNHAKDLCDTHGYTFVPPFDNPDVIAGQGTVARELLEQNPNLDILFIAVGGGGLAAGIAVYLKQLKPSIKIVAVESEESACFIKAKAQGEPTELESVGIFADGVAVKVMGQETFRLCNRLVDETITVSNDEICGAIKDIFDDTRVIAEPAGALSVAAIRKYAKQHDLKGKKLGGILCGANINFHTLRYVSERCELGEQKEAVFAVKIPETKGAFKQFCECVGAKAITEFNYRYASESEAHIFVGVKLKGGQQEFASLQSDLESKGYDCVNLTDNELAKLHVRHMVGGRPPTILNEQVFSFEFPERPGALLNFLNTLGEQWNITLFHYRNHGAAEGLVLVGFDIAPESRDDFNQHVAELGYKVEEVTDNPAYRFFLSQPA comes from the coding sequence ATGGAAAACGAGCACGTTAGCGACCACGAGTATCTGAAAAAGATATTACTCGCTCCCGTTTACGATGTGGCGGTGGCCAGTGAACTGTCTTATATGTCTTTGCTTTCAGCGGAGCTTGGCAACGAGATCTTTTTGAAACGAGAAGATCAGCAGCCAGTAAAAAGCTTTAAGCTGCGCGGTGCCTACAACCGTATTTGTTCGTTAAGTGAAGCACAGCTTCAAGCTGGCGTTATTGGCGCATCAGCGGGTAATCATGCCCAGGGCTTAGCATACAGTGCAAAAATGAAGGGCATTCAAGCAACTATCGTAATGCCCGAAACCACCCCTGACATTAAAGTGGACGCTGTACGTCGCTTCGGTGGTGATAACGTAAATGTAGTCTTGCATGGCACCAGCTTCGACCAGGCAAGCAACCATGCCAAAGATTTGTGTGATACCCACGGGTATACCTTTGTTCCGCCCTTCGATAACCCCGATGTAATCGCCGGACAAGGTACTGTTGCACGAGAACTGTTAGAGCAAAACCCAAACCTGGATATTTTGTTTATTGCTGTTGGCGGTGGCGGTCTAGCCGCAGGCATTGCGGTGTACTTAAAGCAACTCAAACCCAGTATTAAGATTGTAGCCGTTGAGTCAGAAGAGTCGGCCTGTTTCATTAAAGCAAAAGCGCAAGGCGAGCCTACTGAGTTGGAAAGCGTAGGTATTTTTGCCGATGGCGTGGCTGTGAAAGTAATGGGGCAAGAAACTTTTCGCCTGTGTAACCGCTTAGTTGATGAAACTATTACGGTTAGCAATGATGAGATTTGCGGGGCTATAAAAGATATTTTCGATGATACTCGCGTTATCGCCGAGCCTGCTGGTGCATTATCGGTAGCGGCAATTCGCAAATATGCCAAGCAACATGACCTTAAAGGTAAAAAGCTAGGCGGTATTTTATGTGGCGCAAACATCAACTTTCATACCCTGCGCTATGTGTCTGAACGCTGTGAATTAGGTGAGCAGAAAGAAGCCGTTTTTGCCGTTAAAATTCCTGAAACTAAAGGCGCGTTTAAACAGTTTTGTGAATGCGTAGGGGCAAAAGCGATTACTGAATTCAACTATCGCTATGCAAGTGAGAGCGAAGCGCATATTTTTGTTGGGGTTAAGCTAAAGGGCGGTCAACAAGAATTTGCGTCCCTTCAAAGTGACCTTGAAAGTAAAGGATATGACTGCGTTAACCTAACTGATAACGAGTTAGCAAAGCTTCATGTTCGGCATATGGTAGGAGGCCGCCCGCCGACCATTTTAAACGAGCAGGTGTTCAGCTTTGAATTTCCGGAGCGCCCAGGTGCACTACTAAACTTCTTAAATACATTGGGCGAGCAGTGGAACATTACTTTATTCCACTATCGTAACCACGGAGCTGCGGAAGGCTTGGTATTGGTTGGTTTTGACATTGCGCCAGAAAGCAGGGATGACTTTAACCAGCATGTAGCTGAATTAGGCTATAAGGTAGAAGAAGTAACGGATAACCCTGCGTATCGCTTTTTTCTGTCGCAACCAGCATAA